The candidate division WOR-3 bacterium genome window below encodes:
- the sppA gene encoding signal peptide peptidase SppA: MVLFTIFFSKLIFDLFKNLTYQPQNDAKCLYIRLSGNYREIPGFFPIDFLSQYNDLTIEDIVQSIKKARNDDQIDAIFLEIHSIDNGWSTVSDIRSELDRFRQNGKKVYAYIYSASDKEYYLASVADSIFLSPTGSLFIDGLSASVLFLSGLSNKLGIKWEVFSKGDYKSAPNILTDSCLSEYSREDLEKMLLSTYSLYVEEVEKSREDLPFSFTLLLDSGPYLSAQKAFSLRLVDALEPYEKIYSNFNLADSSIYPRKYLSQDINAFAREKPICVVFIEGEISYENEGFLSYEDGQDARSIAQFIMEAADDPEIKSIVLRINSPGGDLDASYALGKAVEYASQNKPVVVSMGDVAASGGYFTAMYSDYIVASKFTVTGSIGVFMIKPDLSGLLLKTGLSVDTVKTNVCSDFMSPYRPLNQHEAQILENYASEAYLLFTSEVSKNRDLDSAFVESIAGGRIWMGFDAFEIGLVDTIGGLDLAVKIAKEMAQIPVESGIGVRVFPEPSFNFKNLRNRTWMYFTSKLFPGAYEFLILKKQPSSITPCLLFPYEIDIR, from the coding sequence ATGGTTCTTTTCACCATTTTTTTTTCCAAACTCATTTTCGACTTATTCAAAAATTTAACTTATCAACCTCAAAACGACGCAAAATGCCTCTACATCAGACTATCCGGAAACTACAGGGAAATTCCCGGCTTTTTTCCAATAGATTTTCTATCTCAATACAACGACTTGACCATCGAAGATATAGTTCAATCAATCAAAAAAGCCAGAAACGACGATCAAATTGACGCCATTTTTCTTGAAATTCACTCCATTGACAATGGATGGTCGACCGTTTCAGATATAAGAAGTGAACTTGACCGGTTCAGGCAAAACGGGAAAAAAGTATATGCATACATTTACAGCGCGTCGGACAAAGAATACTATCTCGCTTCAGTTGCAGACTCTATATTTCTTTCACCCACGGGATCCCTATTCATAGACGGTTTATCGGCTTCTGTTCTTTTCTTATCCGGTCTTTCAAATAAACTCGGCATAAAATGGGAAGTTTTCAGCAAAGGGGATTACAAATCCGCACCAAACATTTTAACCGACTCATGCCTTTCAGAATACTCAAGGGAAGATCTGGAAAAAATGCTTCTGTCAACTTACAGCCTTTACGTCGAAGAAGTTGAAAAAAGCAGAGAGGATCTGCCGTTTTCTTTCACTCTCCTACTCGACAGCGGTCCATACCTTTCTGCTCAAAAAGCCTTTTCTCTGCGATTGGTTGATGCCCTTGAACCTTATGAAAAAATATACTCAAATTTCAACCTTGCCGACAGCTCCATCTATCCGAGAAAATACCTGTCTCAGGACATAAACGCTTTTGCCAGAGAAAAACCGATTTGCGTCGTTTTCATAGAGGGTGAAATATCTTACGAAAACGAAGGCTTCTTGAGTTACGAAGACGGACAAGACGCCCGTTCAATAGCTCAATTCATTATGGAAGCCGCAGATGATCCCGAAATCAAATCAATTGTCCTGAGGATAAACAGTCCGGGTGGAGATCTCGACGCTTCCTACGCTCTCGGAAAAGCGGTGGAATACGCCTCGCAGAACAAACCTGTAGTTGTGTCCATGGGCGACGTGGCGGCATCAGGCGGATATTTTACCGCCATGTATTCGGATTACATAGTAGCTTCAAAATTCACAGTAACAGGATCTATTGGCGTTTTCATGATAAAACCGGACCTTTCCGGCCTTCTTCTTAAAACTGGATTATCAGTCGACACTGTTAAAACAAATGTTTGTTCAGATTTCATGTCGCCGTATAGACCCCTAAACCAACACGAAGCCCAGATACTTGAAAACTACGCCAGCGAAGCCTATCTTCTTTTCACTTCAGAAGTTTCAAAAAACAGAGACCTCGATTCCGCCTTTGTTGAATCTATCGCCGGCGGAAGAATCTGGATGGGTTTCGACGCCTTTGAAATCGGACTTGTCGACACCATAGGCGGTCTTGATCTCGCCGTTAAAATCGCCAAAGAAATGGCCCAAATACCCGTGGAAAGCGGAATAGGGGTAAGAGTATTCCCCGAGCCTTCTTTCAACTTCAAAAATCTCAGAAACAGAACTTGGATGTATTTCACCTCCAAACTGTTCCCGGGAGCTTATGAATTTCTGATACTGAAAAAACAGCCTTCAAGTATCACTCCTTGCCTGCTCTTTCCCTATGAAATAGACATACGTTGA